In the genome of bacterium, one region contains:
- the rsmA gene encoding ribosomal RNA small subunit methyltransferase A, translating to MTPETLKQLLMDYGLSPNKTYGQHFLMDEIVLQDMLDSADVSNADVIVEVGPGIGNLTKFLIDRAGQVLAIEKDPQFVNVLNSLRNKNKNFSYVLGDVLEENIDEALAQAGVGKQSSYKVVANIPYYVTGKIVQYFLKQQRKPVSMTLLMQKEVAQNITAKEGNLNLLAISVQLYATAELAEIVRAEKFYPAPKVDSAVITIKLHEQPKYDVADEQKLFKLLRACFTGKRKQIHNTLVSNLGLGKEQVAAVLKKVNLDPKLRPQQLSIEQWIKLSEQI from the coding sequence ATGACACCAGAAACACTCAAGCAATTACTAATGGATTATGGACTTAGCCCTAACAAAACTTACGGGCAGCATTTTTTGATGGATGAAATCGTTTTGCAGGATATGCTGGATAGCGCAGATGTAAGCAATGCTGATGTGATCGTAGAAGTCGGACCCGGCATTGGCAACCTTACCAAATTTCTTATCGACCGCGCCGGCCAAGTGTTAGCCATAGAAAAGGATCCGCAGTTCGTCAACGTGCTAAACTCGCTTCGCAATAAGAATAAAAATTTTAGTTATGTCTTGGGCGACGTGCTTGAGGAGAATATAGACGAAGCTTTGGCGCAGGCTGGGGTTGGCAAGCAGAGTTCTTATAAAGTCGTCGCTAATATTCCATACTATGTGACCGGAAAGATAGTACAGTATTTCTTAAAGCAGCAGCGCAAGCCGGTCAGCATGACTCTGTTGATGCAAAAAGAAGTCGCCCAGAACATTACTGCTAAAGAAGGCAATCTTAACTTGCTGGCTATCTCTGTCCAACTCTATGCAACAGCTGAACTAGCAGAGATCGTGCGCGCGGAAAAATTTTACCCGGCTCCAAAAGTTGATAGTGCCGTTATAACCATCAAGCTGCATGAGCAGCCAAAGTATGATGTTGCAGACGAGCAAAAACTGTTTAAACTTCTGCGCGCTTGCTTTACAGGGAAGCGGAAACAAATTCATAATACTTTAGTTTCCAATCTGGGTCTGGGTAAAGAACAAGTGGCAGCAGTTTTAAAGAAAGTAAATTTGGATCCAAAACTCCGGCCGCAGCAATTGAGCATCGAACAGTGGATCAAACTTTCCGAACAAATTTGA
- a CDS encoding DUF192 domain-containing protein codes for MREKNDYNSENLTAESSEYEKEMDKLYSTPVQIGNNKLLVQIADTDSLRQKGLSGTKRLTHNQGMLFDFTNTANRRPSFWMKDMNFSIDIIWIKDNKIIGIEKSVPAPEINTPDYELKTYSPPGSITHVLEVNAGWSDQNGISVGDKIEL; via the coding sequence TTGAGAGAAAAAAATGATTACAATTCTGAAAATTTAACTGCAGAATCAAGCGAGTACGAAAAAGAAATGGACAAACTTTACAGCACACCTGTTCAAATTGGAAACAATAAACTACTTGTGCAAATCGCCGACACAGACAGTTTAAGGCAAAAAGGATTGTCTGGAACGAAACGGCTTACACACAACCAAGGCATGCTGTTTGATTTTACAAACACAGCAAACCGACGTCCAAGTTTTTGGATGAAGGATATGAATTTCTCTATCGACATTATTTGGATAAAGGATAATAAAATAATCGGGATAGAAAAATCTGTACCGGCACCAGAAATCAACACTCCGGACTACGAACTAAAGACCTACTCCCCTCCCGGCAGCATCACTCATGTTCTAGAAGTAAATGCGGGATGGAGCGATCAAAATGGAATTAGTGTCGGCGACAAAATAGAATTGTAG
- a CDS encoding UvrD-helicase domain-containing protein → MNLSILNDKQLAAVTAPLGPVLVLAGAGSGKTRVLTYRIAYIIEQDLFKPDQILAVTFTNKAAKEMQSRVNVLLKESSAKLTSQPAIGTFHSIGVRILRKYIAKLGYNSGFAILDGDDQVKIIKDILKDLNIPKQYAPTLFRAYISGAKNLLQTPANMAVGLEGHMHELVSQVYARYQDFLYKQNSVDFDDLLMLPIILFETFPEILRKFQTLWPYVLVDEYQDTNQAQYMFLHLLANKGNLFVVGDDAQSIYGFRGSNIANILNFEKDFPAAQVIKLEQNYRSTKNILAAAQKVIELNSEQKPKTLWTDNDEGDKVIIEEVFDGRAEAIYVAKNIVKLASRADEAESGGGELEYEEEPEAGYADEPITQTYSILDKFLAKQRQNYKTGGFGNSSRGFGLVPQLSKEHDGLDEIAVLYRTHAQSREIEEVFIEAGIPYQIVGGVKYYERKEIKDVLAYLRLLVNPFEFTSLRRVVNLPPRGIGDKAMDAIREFVLTQTGVTTINEAMTRMLGINLPQRQRESLQTFYGVLHKAQIVPVETTLSELLKVVVKLTGIEDYYRDGTDQGETRIENIKELFNVTSKFDHLPWQEGLQEFLEEVALITDLDKTSDTRNLVTLMTLHAAKGLEFDTVFFVGLEEGVLPHSNSLLDPSELAEEIRLAYVGLTRARKRLFLVYAQSRQMYGSFQNNSPSRILRALPQNVIKAKGNLAALNGDEDDYSYEPFDE, encoded by the coding sequence ATGAATCTTTCTATATTAAACGACAAACAGCTAGCCGCCGTGACCGCCCCCCTTGGGCCGGTTTTGGTTTTGGCAGGTGCCGGCAGCGGCAAAACCAGGGTCCTCACTTACCGTATCGCTTACATTATAGAACAGGACCTTTTTAAGCCAGACCAGATCTTAGCTGTGACTTTTACTAACAAAGCTGCTAAGGAGATGCAGAGCCGGGTCAATGTTTTGCTCAAGGAGTCGAGCGCAAAACTTACTTCGCAGCCGGCAATTGGGACATTTCATTCCATCGGTGTACGAATTTTGCGCAAGTATATTGCCAAGCTGGGATATAATTCTGGCTTTGCGATTCTGGATGGTGATGATCAAGTAAAAATCATCAAAGACATCTTAAAGGATCTAAATATCCCGAAACAGTATGCTCCGACTTTATTTAGGGCGTACATTTCTGGAGCCAAGAACCTTTTGCAAACTCCAGCCAATATGGCAGTGGGCCTGGAAGGCCATATGCACGAACTTGTGTCACAGGTCTACGCTCGCTATCAGGACTTTTTATACAAGCAAAATTCTGTGGATTTTGACGACCTGCTAATGCTGCCGATTATTTTATTCGAGACTTTCCCAGAAATTTTGCGCAAGTTTCAAACTCTCTGGCCATATGTTTTAGTGGACGAATATCAGGATACTAACCAGGCTCAATACATGTTTTTGCACTTGCTAGCCAACAAAGGGAATCTGTTTGTGGTAGGAGACGATGCTCAAAGCATTTATGGTTTCCGCGGCAGCAACATTGCTAATATCTTAAACTTTGAAAAAGATTTCCCTGCAGCGCAGGTGATTAAGCTGGAACAGAATTACCGCTCCACTAAAAATATTCTGGCAGCAGCACAAAAAGTTATAGAACTAAATTCCGAGCAAAAGCCGAAAACTTTATGGACCGACAATGATGAAGGAGACAAAGTAATCATCGAGGAGGTTTTTGACGGTCGGGCAGAGGCAATTTATGTGGCAAAGAATATTGTTAAACTAGCTAGCAGGGCCGATGAGGCCGAATCGGGGGGAGGCGAGCTGGAATATGAAGAGGAGCCAGAAGCAGGGTACGCCGACGAACCGATAACACAAACCTATTCAATCTTGGATAAATTTTTAGCTAAGCAAAGACAGAATTATAAGACCGGCGGGTTTGGAAATAGTAGCCGCGGTTTTGGCCTCGTGCCGCAGCTGTCAAAGGAGCACGATGGCTTAGACGAGATTGCCGTGCTGTACCGAACGCACGCCCAGTCTCGTGAAATAGAAGAAGTCTTTATTGAGGCTGGGATTCCCTATCAAATAGTGGGTGGCGTTAAATACTACGAACGTAAAGAAATCAAAGATGTCCTGGCTTATTTGCGGCTGCTGGTAAACCCTTTTGAATTCACTTCTTTGCGCCGCGTAGTTAACTTGCCCCCTCGCGGCATTGGCGACAAGGCTATGGACGCGATTCGCGAGTTCGTCTTAACCCAGACAGGGGTAACTACAATTAACGAAGCCATGACACGGATGCTTGGTATAAATCTGCCGCAGCGCCAGCGCGAGAGCCTTCAAACTTTCTACGGAGTGCTGCATAAGGCGCAGATCGTGCCAGTGGAGACCACGCTAAGCGAGTTGTTAAAAGTAGTGGTTAAACTAACCGGGATAGAGGATTATTATAGAGACGGGACCGATCAGGGCGAGACCCGCATAGAGAATATCAAGGAATTGTTCAACGTAACTTCCAAGTTTGATCATCTGCCATGGCAGGAAGGCTTGCAGGAATTCTTGGAGGAAGTCGCGTTAATTACAGATTTGGACAAAACCAGCGATACCAGAAATCTGGTGACATTAATGACCCTGCACGCCGCCAAAGGGCTGGAATTTGACACGGTCTTTTTTGTGGGTTTGGAGGAAGGGGTGCTGCCTCATTCCAACAGCCTGCTGGACCCGTCCGAATTAGCCGAAGAAATACGCTTGGCCTACGTGGGTCTGACGCGCGCCCGCAAGCGACTGTTTTTAGTGTATGCTCAAAGCAGGCAGATGTACGGCAGTTTTCAGAATAATTCGCCGTCCCGTATTTTACGGGCCCTGCCTCAGAACGTTATCAAAGCCAAAGGCAATCTTGCTGCTTTAAACGGCGATGAAGATGATTATTCTTACGAGCCCTTCGATGAATAA
- a CDS encoding CBS domain-containing protein, with protein MTKSVMTIPPAMPLSEVAELMHSHGFHGVPVVNEQGTVLGMITEKELFSSDSKFYLPGFMRVLQDTKFLSGQAKELPYAAQQLTKISAQDVMSRNTYFLHPEIEVDELAEIFVNYNQSPIPVVDHANKLLGIVSRSDLVRLLAPPTPKHDKGYYDTLRKNASPRAVDRELNFVRSEMGSKFAMVAKARANIWLTAVIVLFIAGFFIGIIYVADPDILLQNKAPVRNSRTEPPPSFSK; from the coding sequence ATGACTAAGTCAGTAATGACGATCCCTCCTGCTATGCCGCTCAGTGAAGTTGCTGAGTTAATGCATAGTCATGGTTTTCATGGCGTTCCGGTGGTTAATGAGCAGGGGACAGTGCTAGGCATGATCACAGAGAAAGAATTATTTTCCAGTGATTCTAAGTTTTACCTGCCGGGATTCATGAGGGTTTTGCAGGATACCAAGTTCTTAAGCGGGCAGGCCAAAGAATTGCCTTACGCAGCGCAGCAGCTTACCAAAATCAGCGCTCAGGATGTAATGAGCAGAAATACCTATTTTCTTCATCCCGAAATTGAGGTTGATGAGCTTGCCGAAATTTTTGTAAATTATAATCAGAGTCCTATTCCTGTGGTAGATCATGCTAATAAGCTGCTTGGCATAGTGTCGCGCAGCGACCTGGTCCGTTTGCTGGCACCGCCGACTCCAAAGCATGATAAGGGCTACTACGATACTCTCCGTAAGAATGCTTCGCCCCGTGCAGTGGACCGAGAATTAAATTTTGTGCGCAGTGAAATGGGATCGAAATTTGCCATGGTGGCCAAAGCCCGGGCTAATATCTGGCTTACTGCTGTTATTGTATTATTTATTGCGGGATTCTTTATCGGCATCATCTATGTGGCCGATCCCGATATCTTGCTTCAGAATAAAGCTCCGGTGCGAAACTCCCGAACCGAGCCGCCTCCGTCATTCAGTAAATAA
- a CDS encoding class I tRNA ligase family protein: MTRIPEVVDCWVESASMPFAELHAPFENQALFEQRMPADFVAEYIPQTRAWFYVMHVMSTILFDKAPFKNVVTTGTILAEDGSKMSKSKNNFPDPYELIERYGMDPIRFYLVNSPVVAGEDLSFSETGVSEVNRKLSLILWNTFKFFRMYSQDKVSTEIPNVTHSMDVWMLTKLAAAHKEVTEQMDRYNTTKTGRALSDLVTELSTWFVRRSRDRMKAGNEDSKAALSVLGFTLVEISKMLAPIMPYISEQIYRDLTGEKSVHLAKWSEVRDYRESVLEEMEAMRSLVELGLSLRKEQNLKVRQPLGELQYSFGEEGQALDSSLEAILAEELNVKKVTSAEVVERSNWAVKSEGKLSVGLNLEITPELKNEGLARELERAIQDLRKKSGFQVGQLVDLYYTTADENLANVLTIIVDRKKTFINQVKTSLEVEVDYEVQTSVNGVGIWLGLVGV, encoded by the coding sequence ATGACACGCATTCCGGAAGTGGTGGATTGCTGGGTGGAATCTGCCAGCATGCCCTTTGCGGAGCTTCACGCTCCCTTCGAGAACCAGGCATTGTTTGAACAGCGCATGCCGGCTGACTTTGTGGCAGAATACATTCCTCAGACGCGCGCGTGGTTTTATGTGATGCATGTGATGAGTACGATATTGTTCGATAAAGCTCCATTTAAGAATGTGGTAACTACCGGTACGATTCTGGCTGAAGACGGTAGCAAGATGAGCAAATCCAAGAACAACTTCCCGGATCCGTACGAACTGATTGAACGCTATGGCATGGATCCGATTCGGTTCTATCTAGTTAACAGCCCGGTGGTTGCCGGAGAGGATTTAAGCTTCTCCGAGACGGGGGTTTCGGAAGTAAACCGCAAGCTGAGTTTAATTTTGTGGAATACCTTTAAATTTTTCCGCATGTACAGCCAGGACAAAGTCAGTACAGAAATTCCAAATGTAACTCACAGCATGGATGTGTGGATGCTCACTAAGTTGGCCGCCGCGCACAAAGAAGTTACCGAACAAATGGACCGCTATAACACTACCAAGACGGGGCGCGCTTTGAGCGACTTGGTAACAGAGCTTTCTACTTGGTTCGTTCGACGCAGCCGCGATCGCATGAAGGCCGGTAATGAAGACTCCAAGGCAGCTTTGTCTGTGCTTGGCTTTACTCTAGTGGAAATCTCTAAAATGCTTGCCCCGATCATGCCGTACATTTCCGAACAAATTTATAGGGATCTAACAGGAGAAAAATCTGTGCACTTGGCCAAGTGGAGCGAGGTGCGCGATTACAGGGAGAGCGTTCTGGAAGAAATGGAAGCGATGCGCAGCCTGGTTGAGCTCGGCTTGTCCTTGCGCAAGGAGCAGAATCTAAAGGTCCGTCAACCACTGGGAGAATTGCAGTATAGTTTTGGCGAAGAAGGTCAGGCTTTGGACTCGTCCCTCGAAGCTATTTTGGCGGAGGAGCTGAATGTAAAAAAGGTCACCAGCGCCGAAGTTGTTGAGCGCAGCAACTGGGCAGTTAAATCTGAAGGAAAATTGAGCGTTGGTTTGAACTTGGAAATTACGCCGGAATTAAAGAATGAAGGCTTAGCGCGAGAATTAGAGCGTGCCATTCAGGATTTGCGCAAGAAAAGCGGTTTTCAGGTGGGGCAGCTAGTTGATTTGTATTACACAACCGCCGATGAAAATTTGGCCAACGTATTGACCATCATTGTGGACCGCAAAAAGACCTTTATCAACCAGGTTAAAACCAGCCTCGAAGTGGAAGTTGACTATGAAGTCCAGACCAGCGTAAACGGCGTCGGAATCTGGCTTGGTCTAGTGGGAGTTTAG
- a CDS encoding CBS domain-containing protein — protein MLAKDLMTSKVITVGPETLVSEVAEILHSHHFTGVPVVNEEGRVLGTISERDFITADSHLYLPTYIHMLSNMEYVQGGGKNLPHVVDQIVNAKAKEIMNQNIPYARPDSTIEEVSHMFAEQRVNPVPVTDSTNKLLGVISRSDLIKFFSPTMLQSSYIPNKEQPPKLRMIDSEVNFAHSEFTSTFAYVAKARANIWVTAAVVLFITGFIVGIIYVADPNIFKNNSGPNYAPANQRR, from the coding sequence ATGTTAGCCAAAGATTTAATGACCTCAAAAGTCATCACCGTCGGTCCAGAGACCTTAGTAAGCGAAGTAGCAGAGATTTTGCACTCCCACCACTTTACAGGCGTGCCGGTTGTGAACGAAGAAGGCAGGGTTTTAGGAACTATTTCTGAACGTGATTTCATCACCGCCGACTCCCATCTGTATTTGCCCACTTACATCCATATGCTTTCTAATATGGAGTATGTTCAGGGTGGCGGCAAAAACCTTCCTCATGTGGTGGATCAGATTGTGAATGCCAAAGCCAAGGAGATTATGAACCAAAACATCCCTTATGCCCGTCCGGACAGCACAATCGAAGAAGTATCCCACATGTTTGCCGAACAGCGCGTTAATCCGGTTCCTGTTACAGACAGTACTAATAAATTATTAGGAGTTATTTCCCGCAGCGACCTGATTAAATTTTTTTCTCCAACCATGTTGCAAAGCTCTTATATACCGAATAAGGAACAGCCGCCCAAGTTGCGCATGATCGATTCCGAAGTTAACTTTGCTCACAGCGAATTTACCTCGACTTTTGCTTATGTGGCCAAGGCGCGTGCCAATATTTGGGTTACAGCTGCGGTGGTGTTGTTTATCACCGGTTTTATTGTTGGAATTATTTACGTAGCCGATCCTAATATTTTTAAGAACAACAGCGGTCCAAATTATGCACCAGCTAATCAGAGAAGGTAA
- the recO gene encoding DNA repair protein RecO, giving the protein MSTERVLSGFIIKSQDLSEADLLLTFLTEDEGKVRAMVKSAKKMTSKLSGNLQPYNLVKITLAGNGGLAKVINVVLIEKYAEVMQSSLAMHAVLAMQELVLRSLADGQPNSDLYRIYNHSLRQLNDHPQQSPQVVSEFYLHSLIALGFAPRLLEQRPVPDFKQIYFSYSDGSFSLDYSSGAGQSISRSAYNMLKDLLSPESVIHENRGAADVLDARESDVKELLMLLTKFASFQLERELRAPSYFLVI; this is encoded by the coding sequence ATGTCCACCGAAAGAGTCCTTAGCGGATTCATAATCAAGAGCCAGGACCTAAGTGAGGCAGATTTGCTCCTCACTTTTTTAACAGAGGACGAAGGCAAGGTGAGGGCTATGGTAAAATCGGCCAAAAAAATGACCAGCAAGCTGAGCGGCAACCTGCAGCCTTATAACCTGGTTAAAATTACATTGGCTGGCAACGGCGGCTTGGCTAAAGTCATCAACGTAGTATTAATTGAAAAATATGCAGAGGTCATGCAAAGCTCGCTGGCTATGCATGCTGTTTTGGCCATGCAGGAGCTTGTTCTGCGTTCGTTGGCAGATGGCCAGCCTAACTCTGATTTATATAGGATCTATAACCATAGTCTTCGGCAGCTCAACGATCATCCTCAACAAAGCCCGCAGGTTGTGTCGGAATTTTACCTGCACAGTTTGATCGCTCTTGGGTTTGCTCCTAGGCTTTTGGAGCAACGCCCTGTCCCGGATTTTAAGCAGATATATTTTAGTTATAGTGATGGCAGCTTTAGCTTGGACTACTCGTCCGGCGCAGGGCAAAGCATTTCTCGTTCAGCTTATAACATGTTGAAGGATTTGCTTAGTCCAGAATCTGTAATACATGAAAATAGGGGGGCTGCCGATGTGCTAGATGCAAGAGAATCAGATGTTAAAGAACTGTTGATGCTGCTTACAAAATTTGCCAGTTTTCAGCTTGAGCGCGAATTACGGGCCCCTAGCTATTTTCTCGTGATATAA
- a CDS encoding CHAP domain-containing protein: MNGWDYSINFSSEILVGAVVFVVAIINLIVFNPLQSEYDHNDNSLLAQLLRYHPNLNEQLADKQNTISTKVASEGVFSQASASNNSLLGTTEGAEILAEEFQIEDSGITKPNPDSIKSLAARQVQIYKTKPFDTVYTVAAQFGLTPKTIRETNSLPSNALLADWDLIIPPVDGVVIQVTNPNLTLSDAAHYYSADIKQIVARNGLEDDEDMVELGGYLVIPGGSLPKPKVATPAPSTTNNKKFTPSVPRSVTIKGNHRFAPGYCTDYVARNVAGITWGGNANQWITNAKAQGVKVDRNPVAGAVLVTSENRRYGHVAKIDSVSGDKVTISEWNYAGLYKKTVRTLDISDPIIKGVIHPNQKSN; the protein is encoded by the coding sequence ATGAACGGATGGGATTATTCCATCAACTTCTCCAGTGAAATTCTAGTCGGAGCAGTTGTTTTTGTTGTAGCGATTATCAACCTAATCGTCTTCAATCCATTACAGTCTGAATATGATCACAATGACAACAGCTTATTAGCTCAGTTATTGCGCTACCATCCAAACCTCAACGAACAATTAGCCGACAAGCAAAATACTATCAGCACTAAAGTAGCCAGTGAAGGCGTATTCTCCCAAGCTAGCGCCAGCAACAACAGCCTGTTAGGTACGACCGAAGGCGCAGAAATTTTGGCCGAAGAATTTCAAATTGAAGATAGCGGCATTACCAAGCCAAACCCGGACAGTATTAAAAGCTTAGCAGCGCGCCAGGTCCAAATTTATAAAACCAAGCCTTTTGATACAGTTTACACCGTTGCTGCTCAATTCGGCCTAACGCCTAAGACTATCCGCGAAACCAACAGCTTGCCTAGCAATGCTTTGCTGGCCGATTGGGACTTAATCATCCCTCCTGTAGACGGTGTTGTGATTCAAGTTACCAACCCAAATCTTACCCTATCTGACGCAGCCCACTACTATTCTGCCGATATTAAGCAGATCGTTGCGCGAAACGGCTTGGAAGACGATGAAGACATGGTGGAACTAGGCGGCTATTTGGTTATCCCTGGCGGCAGCCTGCCAAAGCCAAAGGTAGCTACTCCGGCTCCGTCTACTACTAATAACAAAAAGTTTACCCCTTCTGTACCTCGCTCTGTAACTATAAAAGGTAATCACCGCTTTGCACCAGGATACTGCACAGACTACGTAGCCCGCAATGTGGCCGGCATTACCTGGGGCGGCAACGCCAACCAATGGATCACCAACGCTAAGGCTCAAGGCGTTAAGGTTGACCGCAATCCGGTAGCAGGCGCAGTACTGGTTACCAGCGAAAACCGACGCTATGGCCACGTAGCCAAAATTGATAGCGTAAGCGGCGACAAGGTTACCATCTCTGAGTGGAACTATGCCGGCTTGTACAAAAAGACTGTTCGCACTTTGGACATTAGTGACCCGATCATCAAAGGCGTCATCCATCCAAATCAGAAGTCTAATTAA
- a CDS encoding class I tRNA ligase family protein, which translates to MNENTEQHKGTALDFNQQELEVLKYWKEQSMFEQSLEQTKDGEPFIFYDGPPFATGQPHYGHILGSTVKDVFGRYQTMKGKYVRRVWGWDCHGLPIENIVEKKLQISGKKQIEEIGVDKFNAACRENVLTYVADWGQMVERMARWVDFENSYKTMDTTFMESVWWALKQTWDKGLIYEDNKVLLYCSRCETPLSNFEVAMDNSYQDVTETSVFVKFKLTPGQRIVDFLTNDNTFALAWTTTPWTLPGNTALNIGPDITYVVVEQNNQNYILAKDRLEILEGEYEVKMEVSSRSLEGLSYEPLYANVIQNPDNTAWKIYIEDYVTVEDGTGIVHNAAMYGEVDYVAAKNRNLPRQQMLDNKGEFLDTAPMSLQGKFFKDADKIVLAELGEKGLVYKLLNFTHSYPHCWRCGTPLYYSALSAWFINIQKVKPRLLELNQNVSWYPEHLKEGRFAQGITNAPDWNISRNRYWATALPFWKCDSESCDNVVCVGSIAELQERSVNFDEVYPNYDPNDLNALDLHKPYIDKVKLKCAKCESAAPSPVGRSDNDTHSGSGGLLGGICQHALCGASRSLREPGIV; encoded by the coding sequence ATGAACGAAAATACAGAACAACATAAAGGAACCGCTTTGGATTTTAACCAGCAGGAGCTGGAAGTTTTAAAATACTGGAAAGAGCAAAGCATGTTCGAGCAGTCGCTAGAACAGACTAAAGACGGTGAACCGTTTATTTTTTATGATGGTCCGCCATTTGCAACTGGCCAACCTCACTATGGCCACATTTTGGGCTCCACGGTAAAAGATGTGTTCGGACGCTACCAAACTATGAAAGGCAAATATGTGCGTCGCGTGTGGGGTTGGGATTGCCATGGTTTGCCGATCGAAAATATCGTTGAGAAAAAGCTGCAGATTTCCGGCAAAAAGCAGATCGAAGAAATCGGCGTAGATAAGTTTAATGCCGCCTGCCGCGAAAACGTACTCACTTACGTTGCCGACTGGGGCCAGATGGTAGAGCGCATGGCGCGCTGGGTGGATTTTGAAAATTCCTATAAGACCATGGACACCACTTTTATGGAAAGCGTGTGGTGGGCTCTTAAACAAACCTGGGATAAAGGCTTGATCTACGAAGACAATAAAGTGCTTTTGTACTGCAGCCGCTGCGAAACCCCGCTGTCTAACTTTGAAGTTGCGATGGATAACAGCTACCAGGATGTTACCGAAACATCAGTGTTTGTTAAGTTCAAACTGACCCCCGGCCAGCGCATCGTCGACTTCTTAACCAACGACAATACTTTCGCTTTGGCTTGGACGACAACTCCTTGGACATTGCCCGGCAACACGGCGCTGAATATCGGTCCCGACATAACTTACGTAGTGGTAGAACAAAACAACCAAAATTACATTTTAGCTAAAGACCGTTTGGAAATTTTAGAAGGCGAGTACGAAGTAAAGATGGAAGTGTCCAGCCGTTCGCTGGAAGGGTTGTCTTATGAACCGTTGTACGCCAACGTCATTCAGAATCCGGACAACACCGCCTGGAAGATTTACATTGAAGACTATGTGACCGTAGAAGACGGTACGGGCATCGTTCATAATGCAGCGATGTACGGAGAAGTAGATTACGTAGCTGCCAAGAACCGCAACTTGCCCCGCCAGCAAATGCTCGACAATAAGGGTGAATTTTTAGACACTGCCCCAATGTCTTTGCAGGGCAAATTCTTTAAAGATGCAGATAAGATTGTACTGGCAGAGCTTGGCGAAAAAGGCTTGGTTTACAAACTGCTCAACTTTACCCACAGCTATCCGCACTGCTGGAGATGCGGCACTCCTTTGTATTATTCCGCATTGTCTGCATGGTTCATTAATATCCAGAAGGTGAAGCCGCGCTTGCTTGAGCTGAACCAGAATGTGAGCTGGTATCCGGAGCACTTAAAAGAAGGCCGCTTTGCCCAAGGCATTACCAATGCGCCGGACTGGAATATTTCGCGCAATCGCTATTGGGCTACCGCGCTGCCGTTTTGGAAATGCGATTCAGAAAGCTGCGATAACGTAGTTTGTGTTGGCTCAATCGCCGAATTGCAGGAGCGGTCAGTTAACTTCGATGAAGTTTATCCAAATTATGACCCGAATGATTTGAATGCTTTGGATCTGCATAAGCCCTATATCGATAAAGTAAAGCTGAAGTGCGCTAAGTGCGAATCAGCGGCACCTAGCCCTGTGGGGCGCAGCGACAATGACACGCATTCCGGAAGTGGTGGATTGCTGGGTGGAATCTGCCAGCATGCCCTTTGCGGAGCTTCACGCTCCCTTCGAGAACCAGGCATTGTTTGA